The bacterium genome segment GGGAAACGAGCATAAAAAATAATTTTACCGGCTGGCCGTCGGCGGCGTCAAAATGAATCCCTTCCCGTTTGATTCCGAATGCGGCAACCAGACGATTCACGCCGGACGTCTTTCCGTGCGGCACGGCAACGCCTGCGCCCAATCCCGTGCTTAGTTTGGATTCACGTTCAATGACTGCCTCCCGAACGGCTGCCCTGTCTAGAAGAAATCCCGCCCGGTCAAGTATGGTAATTAATTCATCGATGATTTCTTGTTTGGTCAAGCCCTTCAGATCAAGATAAATAGTGGAAGGCAAAAGTATCTCAGATAGCTTTGATTTTGGTCCCGGCTTCAAAAGTATATCCTCCGTAGTAGTAGTTAAACGCGGTAAAATAGTTAATGCGGCGTTCTATTTCAATTGTTATTTACCTCCTGAAAATAAAAAAGTTTCATGTAAAGTCCTTTGGAGGTACAATCACCACTTCTTCCCGTTCAATTATAACCTGGCCGGGCCTGGAACCTTTACGCTTGCGAACGTATTTTTTTAAAGTATATGCAACGGGCACAAGCGATGACGATTTGGCTTTGCTAAAAAAAGCCGCAATGGAAGCCGTCGTTTCAATTGCTTGTTTGCCCGGATTATCCTTACGTCCATCCCGCTTTAACACAACGTGTGAACCGGGTACGCCTCGCGCATGAAACCAGTAATCGTCGCTTTTGGCAAATTTGAACGTCAGTTGGTCGTTCTTAGTATCGTTTTGGCCAACAAATACCCGCCAGTTCCCCGGCACAACAAACTCCCGAAAAGTCGGTGCTTCTTTTTCTATTTTTGTCCGAGTTTCTGCAGATATTTTTTTGACCCAGCCGGCATGAACAAACTCATCATATTTTTTGTCAATTTTCTTCCAATCCCGCGTTTCGCCGTTCTCAAATTCCTTTTTCAGACGTGTAAGGTTTTCTGTTTCATCCGCAAGTACCCGGATGCGATCGCCGACTTTTTTGACAGAACTTTTCATCTTCTTGGATAGTGAAAAGTAATACTCAACGTTTTTTTGCGGCGTCAACTCCGGATTTAGCTCAATAGTTATCGGAGCCTGGTCTTCAACGTAGATATTTTGAACCGTTATATCGCGCATACCGCGCCGAATTTCAGGAACATGCAGATTGAGCAACTGCGCTTTCCGTTCAAGCAGTTCAAATCCCTCGGCTTCCCGCCGCTCCTCTGCTAATGACGCGGCGAGCGATTGATTCTTCTTAATGCGAATTTTAATTGCACGCAAAAGTTCCTGCAGTTTTTTTTCCTTTTGGCGGAATGATGTTTTCTTTGCAATATAAATTTGTACAGCATCGTTGACCGAATCAAATATTTCTTCTCTGATTTCAGGATGCTTTTCACAATAATACGCAAGATGAATCAATGAAAATAATTTCGGTTCATCATAAATCCAGTAAATACGGGGTTTCTCAGTTTTCAAACGCTGGACAACATTTTGAAGCACGTCATAGGGTTTTTTCTGCCCGCTTACGTCATGCAGACATTCCATGGCAAGAAATTTATTAAAATGCCCGAGTCCTTCTGAGAGTTTTGCACTGAATTCAACTGAAGTTCTGATATGCGAGGAAAAATCGGAGAAATCATCAATATTTATTCGGTGAATATCCTTTACGGGCCTTTCTTCTAGAGCCTGTCCGGTATATGACTTCGAATCTTTGAAAGAGTTTTTAACAACGCGCGTTTTATCTAAATGAAACACATTCACCGCTCCAAATAATTCTATCATCAGTTCGGACTCGTCCATCAGCGTGATATGAATAATGCGGTCGCGCGTATCTAACAGGATCTGTTTGATCTTTTGTTTCGTTATTTCACCGAATAGATCGACGGAATTTTTTGATTTGCGATGATAATTCTTCCTAAGAACAATATGTGCGATTCCCGTTTCAGCGGAAACTTCCATCGCGCATTGCTGACGAGATATTGTCACAAGTCCGATCGTCAAGACGTCTTTCGACTGTGTAAATATTTCAACAATTTTTGCGCCCGCAATGTCCGGCGTTACTTCTTCGACCCAGCGGTGCAATGTGTGGTAATTGAGTATCATACGTATGGCCGAAAAGGCTGTTTTTACTTTGAAATTCCTGTTGCGTTTGAGGTATGGTTTAGTAAATTTTCGAGTCAAATTAGTTATTAATGATCAACAAGACAATATCTTTATGTTAAAAAAAGGCCTGACCCGGCATACGTTATGGATTCTTTTCACGCTTGGAATCGTTATGGAATTGGCCGTATTCGGCATTTCACAGATCACGGACATTAAAGCGCAATCCGAACATCTTTTTTTTTATTTCACATGCGCCTTTTTAATCTATCTGATCACGGTCATTTATCTTCATTTTTTCTGGTCTAAAACGTTTTTCTCGCCTGAACTCATATTCCTTTTCGCCGTCGTCTTCCGGGTAACTTTTTTGTTTTCGGAGCCGGTTCTCTCCGATGATATTTACCGGTACGTATGGGACGGAAAAGTCTCAAACGAAGGAATTAATCCCTACCGCTACGCGCCCGATTCGGATAATCTAAAAGGGATCAGAGATGAAGTAATTTATCCCAAAGTCAATCATAAGTCCGTTCACACTATATATCCGCCTTTGTTGCAGTATTTATTTCAGTTTGTAACCCTGATTTACCCTGGCGTTTTTATGATGAAACTCGCCCTGTTGTTTTTTGACATCGGTATTATGGCAATGATTTTCTTTATACTGAAATTTTTGGACCGTTCCCTCGGATGGATTATTGTTTACGCATGGAATCCGCTGGTCATCGTGGAATTTTCCGGCAGCGGCCATGCCGATGTTATTGCGATTTTCCTTTTGCTAGTAGCCCTTTATCTCGCCCTGAAGGCCCGTTCCATATGGGCCGGCGCTATTTTGGCATTGTCTTTCCTCGCTAAATTTGTTTCCCTAATTGTCCTTCCGTTCTTCGAGGATGTGCGTTCCAGATGGAAAACCGTTGCGATTTCGACGCTCTCTGTTGTTTTAATTATCGTTACCGGGTATATCCCTTTTTTGGACGCCGCAGATCATGTCAACAGAGGTTTGTCCGAATACGCAGCTAACTGGGAATTCAATTCGTCATGGTATTCACTCGTTTATCATTATATACAGGATTTTTTCGGAATTCCGGCATCGGCTGAAACATTTATGGGTTTTGAAACGAATAACAAGGCGCGCACGGTAACAAAGTTTATTTTGGTATGCGCGGGGTGTTCCATTTTTGCCGGACTATTTATTCACCACATACGAAAAAGTTACGAAGAACAGAAAGAAAATATTTTATGGACTTCGTTTTTCTTAATAGCCGCAATGACGCTGCTTAGCCCCACTTTGCATCCATGGTATGTGATCTGGGTAATTCCTTTTCTGTGTTTTTTCCCAAATCCGGCATGGATCCTTTTCACAGGATTGGTATTTCTCTCTTATTCTATTTTAAAGGAATACCATCTGACCGGAGTTTGGCACGAAGACTTGAACATCCGTTTGTGGGAATACGTTCCGTTTTATGTTTTGTTGTTTACCCGCTTTTTATGGCTCACGATCAAGAGGT includes the following:
- a CDS encoding DUF814 domain-containing protein, which encodes MILNYHTLHRWVEEVTPDIAGAKIVEIFTQSKDVLTIGLVTISRQQCAMEVSAETGIAHIVLRKNYHRKSKNSVDLFGEITKQKIKQILLDTRDRIIHITLMDESELMIELFGAVNVFHLDKTRVVKNSFKDSKSYTGQALEERPVKDIHRINIDDFSDFSSHIRTSVEFSAKLSEGLGHFNKFLAMECLHDVSGQKKPYDVLQNVVQRLKTEKPRIYWIYDEPKLFSLIHLAYYCEKHPEIREEIFDSVNDAVQIYIAKKTSFRQKEKKLQELLRAIKIRIKKNQSLAASLAEERREAEGFELLERKAQLLNLHVPEIRRGMRDITVQNIYVEDQAPITIELNPELTPQKNVEYYFSLSKKMKSSVKKVGDRIRVLADETENLTRLKKEFENGETRDWKKIDKKYDEFVHAGWVKKISAETRTKIEKEAPTFREFVVPGNWRVFVGQNDTKNDQLTFKFAKSDDYWFHARGVPGSHVVLKRDGRKDNPGKQAIETTASIAAFFSKAKSSSLVPVAYTLKKYVRKRKGSRPGQVIIEREEVVIVPPKDFT
- a CDS encoding DUF2029 domain-containing protein, with translation MAEKAVFTLKFLLRLRYGLVNFRVKLVINDQQDNIFMLKKGLTRHTLWILFTLGIVMELAVFGISQITDIKAQSEHLFFYFTCAFLIYLITVIYLHFFWSKTFFSPELIFLFAVVFRVTFLFSEPVLSDDIYRYVWDGKVSNEGINPYRYAPDSDNLKGIRDEVIYPKVNHKSVHTIYPPLLQYLFQFVTLIYPGVFMMKLALLFFDIGIMAMIFFILKFLDRSLGWIIVYAWNPLVIVEFSGSGHADVIAIFLLLVALYLALKARSIWAGAILALSFLAKFVSLIVLPFFEDVRSRWKTVAISTLSVVLIIVTGYIPFLDAADHVNRGLSEYAANWEFNSSWYSLVYHYIQDFFGIPASAETFMGFETNNKARTVTKFILVCAGCSIFAGLFIHHIRKSYEEQKENILWTSFFLIAAMTLLSPTLHPWYVIWVIPFLCFFPNPAWILFTGLVFLSYSILKEYHLTGVWHEDLNIRLWEYVPFYVLLFTRFLWLTIKRLKAHPPEKLR
- a CDS encoding PTS sugar transporter subunit IIA translates to MLPRLTTTTEDILLKPGPKSKLSEILLPSTIYLDLKGLTKQEIIDELITILDRAGFLLDRAAVREAVIERESKLSTGLGAGVAVPHGKTSGVNRLVAAFGIKREGIHFDAADGQPVKLFFMLVSPPSVSGPHVKALAQIAKFLRTDKNKEKLLNAKTSEEIHKIFASE